agaaagaaacacaatgtTAAAAGACCAGTGAATAAGAGCAGCTGCTGGCCCAAACTGTTCTATATTCTAAGCCTCTTGGCCCCAAAGTACAAGGAGAATATCCCTAAGCAGGTAACTGTCTACCCTAAATGGGAATGGCAGTCCAATAGACACCCCTTTTTGCCTTAAAAGTCCACTAGACCCCTCAGGCTTCAGAAAAACAATTAATCCCTCCCTGGGATGGGATAGGAAACCAACCCTCAGGTGATGGGAAATGGCTCCTCAGCAGCAATACCTGGAGAAAGCAGCCAGGGTAAGCACCTCAAGCAGCAGCTCTGAACCACAGAAGAAGAGCAAGATGCCGTTCATGATGGCTTCCAGGCGGAGCACGTAGGTCTGCAGCAGCAGGTAATAGAAGGCCATCATGGCAGATGGGAAGGTCAAGGCCACGCTAATACCAAGTGGCATCTTTCGTTGGCAGAGGTTTCCCTTTGTACCTGTCAGACACAGCTTTTGGAGTCGCCTCCAAGTGGCCTGCT
This genomic stretch from Choloepus didactylus isolate mChoDid1 chromosome 6, mChoDid1.pri, whole genome shotgun sequence harbors:
- the TMEM216 gene encoding transmembrane protein 216 isoform X3, producing MLLLYLGIEVIRLFFGTKGNLCQRKMPLGISVALTFPSAMMAFYYLLLQTYVLRLEAIMNGILLFFCGSELLLEVLTLAAFSSMDRI
- the TMEM216 gene encoding transmembrane protein 216 isoform X2, encoding MAPRGKRLSSTPLEILFFLNGWYYATYFLLELFIFLYKGLLLPYPTANLVLDVVMLLLYLGIEVIRLFFGQGKQATWRRLQKLCLTGTKGNLCQRKMPLGISVALTFPSAMMAFYYLLLQTYVLRLEAIMNGILLFFCGSELLLEVLTLAAFSSMDRI